The following are from one region of the Segatella oris genome:
- a CDS encoding DUF4007 family protein: MVITKYTFSGHESFPCKTLWLKKGYDFVLENNDWNNLYSVVKLGVGKNMVASIRYWMRSFGLINNDGVTDVAHLIFDSNSGTDPFMEDLGTLWLLHYQLVRSNEATLYNLFFTRFQRERMTFDRNHVVAFVKRFMLENGKIKQFNENTIKKDVGVLLQNYTLSRTPSSMEDYSVLLADLDLISLSSDEKQYSFNIEGKRQLPIEILLYAIVKEKGNTDSVDYDTLQMIGNVFCLNDMGLINILMKLQTKFPNIFRYTDTAGLRQVQFLKRVLPYEVLKYYYRNEEL; the protein is encoded by the coding sequence ATGGTTATAACTAAATATACATTTTCAGGACACGAATCATTCCCCTGTAAGACATTGTGGCTTAAAAAAGGATATGATTTTGTTCTAGAAAATAATGATTGGAACAATCTTTACTCTGTTGTTAAACTCGGAGTTGGGAAAAATATGGTAGCATCTATACGTTATTGGATGCGATCTTTTGGTCTAATAAATAATGATGGGGTAACTGATGTTGCTCATCTAATTTTTGATTCAAATAGTGGTACAGATCCTTTTATGGAAGATCTAGGTACATTATGGCTTTTACATTACCAACTTGTAAGATCTAATGAAGCAACCCTTTATAATTTATTTTTTACACGATTTCAGCGAGAACGTATGACTTTTGACAGAAATCATGTTGTTGCATTTGTCAAACGTTTTATGCTTGAGAATGGGAAAATAAAACAGTTTAACGAAAATACTATAAAAAAAGACGTTGGCGTTCTTTTGCAAAACTATACTCTTTCACGCACACCCTCTTCTATGGAAGATTATTCTGTTCTATTAGCAGATTTAGATTTAATATCGTTATCAAGTGATGAAAAACAATACTCTTTTAATATTGAAGGAAAGAGACAATTACCTATTGAGATACTCCTTTACGCTATCGTTAAGGAAAAAGGTAATACTGATAGTGTAGACTATGATACACTTCAGATGATAGGCAATGTATTCTGTCTTAACGATATGGGGCTCATCAATATACTTATGAAACTACAGACAAAATTCCCAAATATATTTCGTTATACCGATACAGCAGGATTGAGACAAGTACAATTTCTCAAGAGAGTGCTACCCTACGAAGTTCTTAAATATTACTATAGAAATGAAGAATTATAG